The genome window TCAATGGGTTACCCATGGCGGGTTTGAAGCCTTTTTAAATCATCCATTCGTCGAACGAGCACTGAATTTCTCCAATCACTACCTTCCCTTTGATACCCTAACCCCCGAAAAACTGGGCGAGCGAGTGGCCAAATTTTCGACCAGTTTTGGTTCAGAACTTGTCGGAGCGAGTGCCAAAGTGCTCGGGGATGCAACCGGATTTATTCTGAATTTTTTCTTGATGATTTTTGTGCTGTTCTTCCTACTACGTGATCATCAAAAGATCATCGGTGGTCTCAGACACATCATTCCCCTGTCGCGCAGCCAAGAAGACCGCCTTCTCAACGAGGTCGAGAGTGTATCTAAATCTGCAGTGATGGGATCATTTCTGACGGCAATCGCGCAAGGTGTTGCCGGCGGATTAGGGATGTGGTTAGCGGGTTTTCCTGGGCTATTTTGGGGCACAATGATTGGCTTTACCTCCTTTATCCCTGTCATCGGTACCGCCTTAATCTGGGTACCCGCCACGTTATATTTGTTTGCCACTGGCGATACCTCATGGGCTATTTTTCTCGCCATTTGGTGCATTGTAATTGTCGGCTCTATCGATAACCTACTGCGTCCTTTACTGATGCAAGGCAGTGGTGGGATGAGCACTCTCATGATCTTCTTTGCTCTGTTGGGCGGTATCCAATTCTTTGGTCTGATTGGTTTAATCTATGGGCCTCTGATTTTTGCCGTTACCGTTGTGTTATTCCACCTCTATGATGAAGAATTTCGAGACTTTCTCAGCTGGCAAGATAAAAACTGATCTTGTTGCCGTCATTTCGTCATAAACCCGCATTCGTGTCTTCAAGCGGACGCGGGTTTGTGCGAGAATCAGCCGCCTATCAACTGAATGAGACATACTATGGCGAACTACACTGCTCCTAGCCAAATCGCAGAACGTCAAATCGACTACTTTGCTGATAAACACGTTTTAGTGGCGGGTGAAGCTGAAGATCACTTCCCACAACAACTGCTCCAGCACAGCGCTTCTGTTACTATTTTTACTACGGACTATCGCTATTCTCGTCAGTGGGATAATTCTGACAATATTCAATGCCATTTTAGTGAAGAGCTCAGTGACGATGTCACTGCTGACCTCGTGTTACTTTACTGGCCTAAATCAAAAAAAGAAGCCACTTACTTATTGGCCATGCTGATGAGTAAATTGGGAGTCGGAACAGAAATTGTCGTCGTGGGTGAAAATCGCTCTGGCGTAAAAAGCATCGAAAAGCTCTTTAAAGAATACGGGAGCGTACAGAAATACGATTCGGCCCGTCGATGTTCTTTCTATTGGGGCCAATGTGAAAACGTACCAACACCGTTTGATATTAACGATTGGTTTAAATCGTATACCGTTGAGTATCAGGGCAAGCAAATCACCATCCGCAGTCTACCTGGAGTATTTAGTCATGGCGAATTGGATATCGGTAGCCGCCTACTGATTGATGCACTGCCTAACTTAACAGGGAAAGTGTTAGATTTCGGCTGTGGTGCTGGTGTCATTGGCACCGTCATGTTGACACTCAATCCCAACATAGAACTCAACTTATGTGATATTAGTGCGTTAGCGATTCGTTCATCGCAAGAAACGTTAGCGGCCAATGGGCTCACGGCACACGTCTTTGCATCGGATATTTATTCAGACATCAACGATGAATATCAATTCATCGTCACCAATCCCCCATTCCACTCGGGCCTAGAGACCAGCTATGATACCACTGAGACGTTACTGGCAAGAGCGCCTCAATCCTTAGTCAAACGCGGCGAGTTGTATGTCGTTGCCAACAGCTTCTTGAAATATTCTCCCATCATTGAGCGAAGTTTTGGCGCTTGCGATACCTTAGCAAAAACCAAGAAATTTGTGATTCATCATGCGATGAAACGTCGCTAAATACACGTTGTGCTTTTGCTGACAACCGCCATAAAAAAAGCCTGCTCATCAAGCAGGCTTTTTCATCAGCGATGTTTTACTCTTCATTATTTGCCACTGACAAACTCTGGATACGCTTCGACGCCACAGTCATGGACATCCATACCTTCCATTTCTTCATCAGCTGTCACACGGATACCCATGGTCGCTTTCAAAATGGCCCAAACAATCAGGCTTGCCACAAATACCCAAGCAAAAATCACAACCGCACCCAGAATTTGTGCTCCGAAGGTCGCATCCGCATTACTTAGTGGTACAACAAGCAATCCAAAGACACCACACACACCGTGAACAGAAAGCGCACCAACAGGATCATCAATCTTCACTTTATCAAACATTAAGATACTGAAGATAACAATCACACCAGCAGCAGCGCCAATGAATACCGACATCATTGGTGAGGGAGATAGTGGATCAGCAGTAATGGCAACTAGCCCCGCTAGCGCTCCATTGAGGATCATGGTTAAATCCGCTTTACCCCAAGTAATTTTACATACAATCATCGCAGCAATAGCACCGGCGGCGGCGGCGGCATTGGTATTCAAGAACACTTGGCCGACGGACGTGGCATCATCAAAACTTGATAACGCTAACTGAGAGCCACCGTTAAATCCAAACCAGCCAAGCCATAGGATAAATGTCCCTAATGTTGCTAATGGCATGTTGGAACCAGGAATCGGGAAGATTTCACCATTTTTCCCATATTTGCCTTTACGTGCGCCCAGCAATAACACGCCAGCTAGCGCGGCGGCGGCACCCGCTAAATGCACAATACCTGAACCAGCAAAATCACTGAAACCAGCGGCAGATAAGAAACCACCGCCCCAAGTCCAGTACCCTTCTAATGGGTAAATGAATCCGGTAAGAACCACAGAAAAGACCAAAAATGCCCATAATTTCATGCGTTCAGCGACCGCACCAGAGACTACCGACATCGCGGTGGCAACAAAGACCACTTGGAAGAAGAAGTCAGCCTCAAGCGAGTGACCCGCACCATCGGCTTGCGTCCCAATTAACGTGCCTAAGGAAGGAAGCCAACCACCGCTGCTATTATCAACGTACATAATGTTGTATCCAACAATCAGATACATGGTGCAAGCGATCGCGTACAAAACAAAGTTTTTGGCTAAAATTTCGGTGGTGTTTTTAGAGCGAACTAGACCTGCTTCAAGCATTGCAAAACCAGCAGCCATCCACATAACCAAGGCGCCAGAAATCAAAAGAAAGAAGGTATCCAGTGCGTAACGTAGCTCCGTTACTGTTACTGATAGTTCCATAATAAGCTTCTCCGTCCTAGAAAAATACAAATTAAAGTGCTTCGGAATCCGTTTCACCGGTTCGAATACGCACAGCATGACTTAAGTCATACACAAAAATTTTACCGTCTCCAATTTTACCGGTATGTGCTGCTTTTATAATTGCCTCAACCACTTGGTCGACATTTTCAGCTTGAGTCGCGATTTCAATTTTTACCTTAGGCAAGAAATCCACTTGATATTCTGCGCCACGGTAAAGCTCAGTATGTCCTTTTTGACGGCCAAATCCTTTCACCTCGGCAACAGTCATACCTTCAATACCCACATCTGCTAGTGCTTCGCGCACATCATCAAGCTTAAAGGGTTTGATGATCGCATTAATGATTTTCATCTTTCTTCTCCAACACAGTGATCCATCGACAAGAGAAGTAATCCAAGGTACGTGCCAACTTTATAAGTAATTGAATTTAATTTACTTTTAATTTAAAACGTTCCAAAAAAAGAAAAGCCTGCACTTTTTTAGTGCAGGCTTTCCCTAAATTAACGCGCTCGGGCTCGATAAGGGCGCTATTTGCACCCTAATGAATCACGCGACTAATAGCGCTGAATAAATTCACGCCACTGAATAATCGCTGACTCAAAATCTTCTAAACCACATTGCGCCATGCTTTCACTTTCGTACAGACTCAAGTTTGCATCTAACTCTATATCACAGCCAGAAAAATTCGTATTGTCTTGTACGGTCACTTCATAATTGCTCATAGACACCATGCGCTCCTCGCCTGTCCATACCCATTCTTTTGCTGGGTATTGGTGCGCCTGAGCAATTAACTCAAGTATGTGATCGATTTTTGTGCAATCTTGCGCCATGTTTTCTTGCAGCCAACGCGCAATGATCTGATGCTCCATCGAGCTACGAACAAAATATTCACCCAACAATGTATTTTTAGTGAACTCAAACTCCATACCATGCGCTCTCTATGCTAACTAATGGCTCTTCTAACAAGAGAGGAGCATACCGTTTTCTGGCTTTTTCAGCCATAAAAAAACCGACTGTGTGAACACAATCGGTTTTGACATACGTTGGATGGAATGGTTAAGCGGGCTCTTGGAAAATCACGGTATCCGCTTTATCCGTATACTGCCCCATTCTGTGGAAGTTCAGATAGCGATAAGTATCCGCCGCTGTCGCATCGATCTTCTTGGCATATTCCGCGTATTCTTCCGCGGTAGGGATATGCCCCAAAATGGCACCAACAGCAGATAGCTCAGCAGACGCCAAAAAGACATTGGCGCCACTTCCCAGTCGGTTCGGGAAGTTACGTGTCGAGGTAGACATCACTGTCGCCTTGTCAGCGACACGTGCTTGGTTACCCATACACA of Vibrio zhugei contains these proteins:
- a CDS encoding AI-2E family transporter is translated as MTEHQKVRINSSHWVLIFALLAAATACYLLIAPYINSIIIAFIISLLMFPIHSRIHGKMPSYPNISAMISCFVLTIIVVIPLLAFFAAIAQQGAKFSQNVYQWVTHGGFEAFLNHPFVERALNFSNHYLPFDTLTPEKLGERVAKFSTSFGSELVGASAKVLGDATGFILNFFLMIFVLFFLLRDHQKIIGGLRHIIPLSRSQEDRLLNEVESVSKSAVMGSFLTAIAQGVAGGLGMWLAGFPGLFWGTMIGFTSFIPVIGTALIWVPATLYLFATGDTSWAIFLAIWCIVIVGSIDNLLRPLLMQGSGGMSTLMIFFALLGGIQFFGLIGLIYGPLIFAVTVVLFHLYDEEFRDFLSWQDKN
- the rsmC gene encoding 16S rRNA (guanine(1207)-N(2))-methyltransferase RsmC translates to MANYTAPSQIAERQIDYFADKHVLVAGEAEDHFPQQLLQHSASVTIFTTDYRYSRQWDNSDNIQCHFSEELSDDVTADLVLLYWPKSKKEATYLLAMLMSKLGVGTEIVVVGENRSGVKSIEKLFKEYGSVQKYDSARRCSFYWGQCENVPTPFDINDWFKSYTVEYQGKQITIRSLPGVFSHGELDIGSRLLIDALPNLTGKVLDFGCGAGVIGTVMLTLNPNIELNLCDISALAIRSSQETLAANGLTAHVFASDIYSDINDEYQFIVTNPPFHSGLETSYDTTETLLARAPQSLVKRGELYVVANSFLKYSPIIERSFGACDTLAKTKKFVIHHAMKRR
- a CDS encoding ammonium transporter; protein product: MELSVTVTELRYALDTFFLLISGALVMWMAAGFAMLEAGLVRSKNTTEILAKNFVLYAIACTMYLIVGYNIMYVDNSSGGWLPSLGTLIGTQADGAGHSLEADFFFQVVFVATAMSVVSGAVAERMKLWAFLVFSVVLTGFIYPLEGYWTWGGGFLSAAGFSDFAGSGIVHLAGAAAALAGVLLLGARKGKYGKNGEIFPIPGSNMPLATLGTFILWLGWFGFNGGSQLALSSFDDATSVGQVFLNTNAAAAAGAIAAMIVCKITWGKADLTMILNGALAGLVAITADPLSPSPMMSVFIGAAAGVIVIFSILMFDKVKIDDPVGALSVHGVCGVFGLLVVPLSNADATFGAQILGAVVIFAWVFVASLIVWAILKATMGIRVTADEEMEGMDVHDCGVEAYPEFVSGK
- the glnK gene encoding P-II family nitrogen regulator produces the protein MKIINAIIKPFKLDDVREALADVGIEGMTVAEVKGFGRQKGHTELYRGAEYQVDFLPKVKIEIATQAENVDQVVEAIIKAAHTGKIGDGKIFVYDLSHAVRIRTGETDSEAL
- a CDS encoding YacL family protein, whose product is MEFEFTKNTLLGEYFVRSSMEHQIIARWLQENMAQDCTKIDHILELIAQAHQYPAKEWVWTGEERMVSMSNYEVTVQDNTNFSGCDIELDANLSLYESESMAQCGLEDFESAIIQWREFIQRY